The Desulfobaccales bacterium genome segment GTGGCCAGCTCCTTGTGGGCCAGCTCCTGGATCTGGTCCTTGTAGGTGGGGTTGCGCTCCAGCCAGGAGACCGGGGTGAACATGCCGAAGATGAGGTAAAGCTCCGGGTGCTCCGGGATGCCAGATTGCACAAAGAGGGTGCTCCGCTCCGGATCCAGGCCCGCGGCCAGCCAGTCGATGACCATCTCCTGGACGTACTCCCCCAAAGGCCCGGGGTTCTCATACTCCGTGGTCAGGGCATGCCAGTCGGCCACAAAATAATAGCACTCATACTGCTCCTGGAGCTTGAGCCAGTTGTACAGGGCGCCGTAATAATTGCCCAGGTGCAGGCGGCCGGTGGGCCGCATGCCGCTTAAGATCCGCTTTCTTTCCTGGGTCATGTCAGGTCAGACCTTCCAGATTCTCGCCAAAGGGTTGCGTGGCCCAGCGCTCGAAGTCCTTGGGGTAGGCCATCTCCGCCGCCAGGCCCGCGGCAAAGGTGATGAGATTGCGGCAAAACAGGGCATGTTCCCGGCAGAGCCAGTCTTTGCCCTGCCACTTTTGGGTCAGGCCCCGGCATTGGGTAGTCTTCCAGCGGCGGGCGAATTCGTTGGGCACGCGGTTGAAAATGCGGTACAAACCAGGGTTGCCGTAGAGTTCTTCCACCCCGGTCTTGAAATCCGGAGGGAGTTGGCGCCGGCCGTAGACCGCGCCCAAAGCGGCCATGGCCGCCACCACCGCCCCGCAGGTATCGCCGAAAAGGCCCCCGCCGCCGCCGAAGCCGCTCATGAAACACATGGCCTCAGGGGTGAAATCCGTAGGTACGTGGCGCAGGAAGGCCTCCATGACACATTCCGCACAGTTGAGACCAAGCTTGAAATTCTCCTTGGCCCGCTGCTTGACCTGCTCCACCATGGCTTCGGGCGTGATCTCCATCAGTCCTCCTTTTGGAACTCTCCTGCCAGTGCAGGCCTTACTCCTTCATGACCATGAGCCGGAAGGTCTCCAAGAGGCCATCGTGGTAACGGAACTCGGACTGGACGATCCCTACCCGTTCCGCATACCAGATCCGGCCCTCCTTGAGGGGCTTGCCCGGCGGGAAGGTGATTTTCACCACCACACAGTCCCGGAAGGTCCCCGCCGGCACCTGCACCGTCTCTTTCACACTCTCGATGCGGCCCTGCGGCTCCTTCTCCTTGCCCCAGGCCGCCCCGGGGGAGAGGGGATTTTTCAGGTAATAAAAGGGCGGCTCCGCCACCCGGGGCTGGGCCTCCTTCTCCGTCTGCACGGCATAAAAAAGCATGCCCTCCCGGTCATTGTGGAAAAACACCGTATAACTCTGCCGGGTGGGACCCAGGGTGAGCACATAGCGCCGGGGGGTCACCGGCCGCTGGTCCACCCGGGCGGGGGCCAGATTGGTGACCGTAAGCCGGCCCTCCTCCGGCGCGCCTCCGGGCCGGCTGCGGCTGACGGCATACTCCCAGGAGGTCCTCTCCTGCAGGGGGAAGTAATTCTCGTAGTGCCGCGTCCCCAAGGTGAACCCGGCCACCGCCATCAGGAGCGCCCCCAGGGCGCCGGCACCCATTACCCGCCGCCCGAGCCTCATCCTGCCTCTTTGCCCCCGGGAAAACCACCCCGGCGTCGTAAAAACTCCTTTACCTGTGCCAATGCCACTGGCAGCTCCTGACCGGTATCAAGCCGGAACCAGGGCTCCTCGTCCGCCCTCGGGGGCTCGAAGTCCTGCTCCTGCAGCTCCAGGATCTCCAGGCGGCCGTCGGAGATGGAGGCCACGGCCGCCCGCCGGCTCAAGCGCTCCCGCACCGTCTCCCGGGGACATTGGCACAGGACAAAGACCGCTTCCGCCCCCGAGTTCCGGGCCAGCTCCCGGACCAGGCGGCGCTCCTGGGCGCTTTTGAAAGAGGCATCCAGAATCACCCCCGGCGCCCCGGTCTGAAGATACTCTTCAGCCCGCCGCCGCATCTCGGCGTAGGTCCGGGCCGAAAAATCCGCCGAATAGATACCTCTACCGAACTCTTCCCGCACCGGCGCCGTGGGGGGAATCCCGGCCAGCTCCTTGCGGATCATGTCGCTGTGCAGCACCGGCCAGCCCAAGGCCGCGGCCAGCTCCCGGGCCAGGGTGGTCTTGCCCGTGCCCATGAGGCCGAAGATCACCACCACGAGTCGGCCCACGACAAGTCCTCTCGGGCATAGCGCCCGGCCAGGTGGAAGTAAGCCCGGGCCAGGGCCGCCTGTTCCTCTCGCTTCATGGTCGTGAGGCCCGGTTCCTGGGCCGACAGCCAATGGATCTTACCCCGGACACAGGCCCGATAACAGCAGTAAAAGTTCAGGAGTCGGAACAGATCCGGATCCGGAAAGCCCGCCGCAAACCCCTGGGTGAAATGCCGGCTTAAGCCCTCAAAGCCGTGAAAATCCAGGTCCATGGCCAAAAAGGCCACATCCCCCGCCACATCACCATATCGGAATCGGGGATTAAATTCAATGCAGTCAAAGACATAAATGCCGTCGGCCAGACAGATGTTGCGCATGTGCAGATCGCCGTGGCAGTCCCGGATAAAGCCCTCCTTCAGGCGCCGCCGCAGCAGAGGCCGCCGGTGCTGCAAGAACCCCCGCACATAATCCCGGATTTCCGCGAAGAGCCCCGGACTCAGCACCTCCCCCACCCCGGATTTCATGCGGGCGAAGTTTTCTTCATGGTTGTACGCCAGGATGGCAGGCTCCCCGTAGCGGTTGATGTGCCGGCCGGTGGCCGCCCGCCGATAAAAAGGGAGGAGCACGGCCAGCAGCCGCTCCATGACCTCCGGACCGAGGCCGCCGGCCGCCGCCACCTCATCCATCATGCGCTCCTGAGGCAGCCTGACCATCTTCAGGGCATAATCCACCGGCTTGCCTTGCCCCCCCACCCGCAAGCGCCCCCCCACAACCGTCAGGGGCAACACCTCCAGGTAGATGTCAGGGCATAGCCGCCGATTGAGGACGAGCTCCTGCTTCAGATAATAATGGCGCTGCCGTAAGGTGCTGAAATCCAGGAATTCCAGGCGGACCGGCTTCTTCACCTTGTAAGCGAAGCGGTCGGTGAGGAAGACCCAGGAGATGTGCGTCTGCACCAGCTCCACCCGGGAGGTGGCCTCAGGATAAGCCGCCGGATCCAACAGCCCTGCCACCAGGTCCATGGCGCCGTCCACCCGGGAAAGGGCCCTAAAAGGCACCACGCGCCCTTCACGACCCTGAGATAATTCTATTATATCCCAACGCGCCCAGCCCCGCCCCCCACCGCCCGCAAAGGGGTATAATGGATATGTAAGGGGTTTGTGAGGGGAGGGCCGGGGGAGCAGTGGCTCCCCCGCCCTCCCCTCACCCTCCCCTCCCAACCCCCTTTTAAGGGGTTGGGGGAGAGGGCTTGGGAGAGGGGGCAGGGGCCTGCGGCCCCTGGCCCCCTCTCCCAAAAACCCTGCCTAAGCCATGCCCAATTCTTCTTCTTCCATATCCCGGGCTCCCCGTTCTTTGGCGGCGCTGCTTCTGGTGATCTGCGGGTTGGCAGGGGCCAGTTATTTTGCCTCGTACATGCGGTTGCCGGTGGTGCCGCTGTTTGCCCGGGAGCTGGGAGGCACGGCCCGGGAGGTGGGTCTCATCAACTCCGCCTTCCTCCTGATGCTGGGGGTGTTGTCCTTTCCCTTCGGGCTGCTCTCGGACCGCCTGGGGCGCACCCCTCTGGTGGCGGCGGGACTGTTGGTGGCGGGGGTCTCCGGGGTGCTCCTGGCCCTGACCGCCAGCGTGCGCCAGGTGGTGGCGGTCTATCTCCTTTTCGGCCTGGGGCTGGCGGCGGTGGGCCCCAATCTCATGAGCGCAGTGGCCGACCTCTCCCCCATGAGCTATCTGGGCCGGGCCTACGGCTGGTATACCACCGCCATCTATGCCGGCATGAGCCTGGGGCCGGCGGCGGGAGGCTGGCTGGCGGCCCGTCTGGGCTACCGGCTCCTGTTTCTGGTCTCCGCCGGCCTGACCCTGGTCTTGGCGGCTTTGAGTCCAGTGCTCCTCCCCGGCCGGGAGGAACTGCAGAAATCTGCCTCCCCCGGCGAAGAGGGTCCGAAGCCCCGAGTGGGGGTGGTCCTCCGGCGCAACGGTCCCCTCTGGGGCTGCTGGCTGGCCTCTTTGGGGGGCTGCTATGGGCTGGGGGCCTTTGTCACCTTTACCCCTCTGCATGCCCAGGACCGGGGCCTGAGCCTCAAGGCCATCGGGGTTGTCTTTGCGGTGCAGGCCGCGGCCAGTGCGCTCTCCCGCCTGCCCTGCGGCCGGTTGAGCGATGCGGTGCGGCGGCGCTGGATCCCGGCTTCCGGGGGCCTCGCGGCGGTCGCCGCCATTATCGCCGTCCTCGGGCTCACCCGGACTTTTGCCGAGCTCACCCTGACGGCCCTGGCCCTGGGGGTGGCCATGGGGCTGGCCTTCACCTCCATCGGTGCCCTCATCGCCGAGGTGGCCCCTCCCGGCGGCCGGGGCCTGGCCATGGGCGGTTACAACGCCAGCCTGTATCTGGGGATGATGCTGGGGGCGCTGGGGATGGGCCTCACTGCGGGCCCCTGGGGCATGGCGGTGAGTTTCGGGCTGACCGGGCTGGTGGTGGCCGCGAGCACCCTCGGGTTCATGGTGCTGGTGCGCTCCTTTCAGCCGCCGGCCCGCTGAAGCCAAGGAGGCGGGAGGTCGAAACAGAAGGGGAAATAGTCGCTGCCTGGCCCTGAGTCCCTCAAACCTGTCCTCAGAACGGCAACAGCCGGTATTTCTGTTCCGGCTTGGGCACGTACCACTCCGGGAAATTGTAATCAATCCCCGCGGCGGCGGGTTTCACGCCCCGGAAACGCCGGGCAATGGCCGGCAGGGCGTCGGGAACGAAGAGAAAGGTGTAAGGCTGGTCCTCCGCCAGGATCTCCTGCAGCCGGAAATAGGCGGCCTTGCGCTTCTCCCGATCGAAAGTGTGGCGGCCCTCCTCCAGGAGCCGGTCCACCTCGGGGTTGCGGTAGTGGATGAAATTCAGCTCCCCGGGCCGGGTCTTGGAGGAGTGCCAGATGTCATAGACATCCGGGTCCTGGCCGGTGGTCCAGCCCAACAGCACCGCCTCGAAGCGCCCCTTGTTGATGAACTCGGCGATGAAGGCGGCCCACTCCACCGTGCGGATCTTCACCGCCACCCCCACCTCCTTGAGGCGCCGCTGAATGATCTGGGCCGCCTGCTCCCGGACGGTGTTCCCCTGGTTGGTGAGGATGGTGAACTCAAAGGGGCGCCCGCCTTTCTCCAGGATCCCCTGGGAGTTGGGCCGCCAGCCCGCCTCGGCCAGGAGCTCCCGGGCCCGCTCCGGGTTGTAGGGGAAACGCGGCACATTGGGGTTGTAAAACCAGGTGCCGGGCTTGTAGGGCCCGGTGGCCTCCTGCCCCAGCCCCAGGAGCACCCCCTGGATGATCTCCTCCCGGTTGATGGCATGGGTCAGGGCCTGGCGCACCCGCCGGTCGGCAAAGCGGGGGTCCTCCAGGTTGTAGCCCAGATACACGTAGGAAAAGGCGACGTAGCGGTATTTCTGATACAGGCGCTCGAACTTGGGGTAGGCGGTCTGGCGCCGGTACTGCAAGGGGGTGAGGTTCATGCGGTCCAGATTGCCCGCCTTGAGCTCCATGAACATGGTGGAGAGGTCCGGCTTGATGAGGTAGACATAACTGTCCAGATACGGCCGGCCGCGGAAATAGTCCGGGTTGGCGGCCAGCACAATGCGCTCCCCGGCCCGCCACTCCTTGAACCTGAACGGGCCGGTGCCCACCGGCGCCCGGGCCAGGGGGGATTGGGTGATGTCCTGCCCCTGAAGTAAATGCCGGGGCAGGATGGCCAGCCCCCAGGAGGCCAAAGCCGGGGCAAAGGGACGCTCGTAGGTCACCCGGAAGGTGTAGTCATCCGGGGCCTCCGCATGCTTGACCTGCTGGTAATCGCCGGCATAGGCGGTGGGGGTCTTGGGGTCCACCATCACCTGGTAGGTGAAAAGGACGTCCCGGGCGGTGAAGGGCTGACCGTCATGCCACTTCACCCCCTTTCTGAGCTTGAAGGTGATGGTGAGGTTGTCCGGCGAGATCTCCCAGCTCTCCGCCAGATCCCCCACCAGGTTGAGATCGCCGTCATACTTCACCAAGCCGTTGTAAATCAGGCCGGCAATGCCATGGGAGGTGGCGTCTGAGGCCAGAGGCGGGATGAGGGTGCTGGCATCGCCGATACCCGCGTCGATAAAGATATCCCCATAGGCCGGGCCGGTGTCCGGTCCCCCCTCCGGCATGGCCTTCTCTGTCTCACTCCCACAACTACACAGGAGCAGGGCCGCCACCAGCAGGAACACCCCAAGTGTGGGGAATCCCCCCCGCGCCCTGGCCCCTTCGCTCCGCCTCATGCCCCCTCGCCTTCCCTGCGCACTTTCCCCTTGCCCCATGGAACTGGCTGGATTAAAATAATTTATGTCGGGACGTGGCTCAGCCTGGTAGAGCACAGCGTTCGGGACGCTGGGGTCGGAGGTTCAAATCCTCTCGTCCCGA includes the following:
- a CDS encoding AAA family ATPase codes for the protein MGRLVVVIFGLMGTGKTTLARELAAALGWPVLHSDMIRKELAGIPPTAPVREEFGRGIYSADFSARTYAEMRRRAEEYLQTGAPGVILDASFKSAQERRLVRELARNSGAEAVFVLCQCPRETVRERLSRRAAVASISDGRLEILELQEQDFEPPRADEEPWFRLDTGQELPVALAQVKEFLRRRGGFPGGKEAG
- a CDS encoding peptide-binding protein; this translates as MPEGGPDTGPAYGDIFIDAGIGDASTLIPPLASDATSHGIAGLIYNGLVKYDGDLNLVGDLAESWEISPDNLTITFKLRKGVKWHDGQPFTARDVLFTYQVMVDPKTPTAYAGDYQQVKHAEAPDDYTFRVTYERPFAPALASWGLAILPRHLLQGQDITQSPLARAPVGTGPFRFKEWRAGERIVLAANPDYFRGRPYLDSYVYLIKPDLSTMFMELKAGNLDRMNLTPLQYRRQTAYPKFERLYQKYRYVAFSYVYLGYNLEDPRFADRRVRQALTHAINREEIIQGVLLGLGQEATGPYKPGTWFYNPNVPRFPYNPERARELLAEAGWRPNSQGILEKGGRPFEFTILTNQGNTVREQAAQIIQRRLKEVGVAVKIRTVEWAAFIAEFINKGRFEAVLLGWTTGQDPDVYDIWHSSKTRPGELNFIHYRNPEVDRLLEEGRHTFDREKRKAAYFRLQEILAEDQPYTFLFVPDALPAIARRFRGVKPAAAGIDYNFPEWYVPKPEQKYRLLPF
- a CDS encoding MFS transporter → MAALLLVICGLAGASYFASYMRLPVVPLFARELGGTAREVGLINSAFLLMLGVLSFPFGLLSDRLGRTPLVAAGLLVAGVSGVLLALTASVRQVVAVYLLFGLGLAAVGPNLMSAVADLSPMSYLGRAYGWYTTAIYAGMSLGPAAGGWLAARLGYRLLFLVSAGLTLVLAALSPVLLPGREELQKSASPGEEGPKPRVGVVLRRNGPLWGCWLASLGGCYGLGAFVTFTPLHAQDRGLSLKAIGVVFAVQAAASALSRLPCGRLSDAVRRRWIPASGGLAAVAAIIAVLGLTRTFAELTLTALALGVAMGLAFTSIGALIAEVAPPGGRGLAMGGYNASLYLGMMLGALGMGLTAGPWGMAVSFGLTGLVVAASTLGFMVLVRSFQPPAR
- a CDS encoding C-GCAxxG-C-C family protein, producing the protein MEITPEAMVEQVKQRAKENFKLGLNCAECVMEAFLRHVPTDFTPEAMCFMSGFGGGGGLFGDTCGAVVAAMAALGAVYGRRQLPPDFKTGVEELYGNPGLYRIFNRVPNEFARRWKTTQCRGLTQKWQGKDWLCREHALFCRNLITFAAGLAAEMAYPKDFERWATQPFGENLEGLT